The genome window CCCGTCGGGTACGGGCGCATCAGTGGGATGCCGACTTGAGTATCCGAAACCGATTGGACACCATGATGCCCAGCAGAATCCCCGCCAAGCCCACCAGCGAAGTCCAGCGAATGTCCTCGCCCAGAAGGAGCCACCCCCAGAACAGAGCGCCCACGGGGATGATGTACGTTACCAGCGAAGCCTGAACCGCGCCGCCGTGTTCCAGAATCCAGTAGTAGATGAGGTAGGCGATCGCGGTGCCGAGAATCGCCAGCGTCAGCGTGGCCGCCCAAGCACGGGGCGACGGCGACAGCGCCAAGGGCCGTTCAAACGCAAAGGCCAGCGGAATGGTCATGACGAATCCCGCCAGTAACATGCCCGCGGACAGGACGGCCGGCTCGTGCCCGGTCAGGTGCCGACGGGCGAACACCGCCGCGATGGCATAACTCAGGCCTGCGCCCATAACGGCCAGGTCGCCGGCGATGTTGTGCACGATGCCCTCCCGAACATCGGGAGCCAGAAGCACCACCACTCCCAAGAAGCCGATCACCACGCCTACCGCCTTGTACCAATCCATGCGCTCGTCCTTTGACCAGAAGTGAGCCAAAATCACGGTGAACAACGGCATCGTGCCCGTGAGGATCGCAGCCAGGGCGCTGGAGATGTACAGTTCGCCCCAGTTGATCAGCCCGTAGGGAATGAGCGTATTGAACA of Chloroflexota bacterium contains these proteins:
- a CDS encoding DMT family transporter, with translation MPLQNAFMLLLLGTIWGASYMFIKVSVAEITPLTFVVLRTGLGGGLLALFLLLRGRRLPGRSLWKPLFVMGLFNTLIPYGLINWGELYISSALAAILTGTMPLFTVILAHFWSKDERMDWYKAVGVVIGFLGVVVLLAPDVREGIVHNIAGDLAVMGAGLSYAIAAVFARRHLTGHEPAVLSAGMLLAGFVMTIPLAFAFERPLALSPSPRAWAATLTLAILGTAIAYLIYYWILEHGGAVQASLVTYIIPVGALFWGWLLLGEDIRWTSLVGLAGILLGIMVSNRFRILKSASH